Below is a genomic region from Miniphocaeibacter halophilus.
TAATGTAACAATTTTGTAACTTTTTTGTAATTTATCTGTAACTACATAATCTTACATTTATGCTATTATATATTCAGAAGAAAAGATATAGGTCATTTATTTTGTTCATCCTCCCAAATTATGAACCCTGCGACCTATATATAAAATAAAAGTCCAGCTAACCACTGGACTTATTTTTTTACTTTTCTTTATTAATTTTTACTATATTCATCTATTAATTCTTTATTACCTATTTTATATATTTCTCCAGCTTCTAACCAAATTACCCTGTCACCAAAAAATTTTGCTACCCTACTATCATGGGTAATAGTAATAATTGTCTTATTTTGAAAATCCAACTCATATAGGGCATTAATAAGTGTATTTAAAGATTTGTAATCTTGTCCAACTGTTGGCTCATCCAACAATAAAACCTCCGGATTCATTGCCAATATTGATGCTATTCCTACTTTTCTCTTTTGACCTTCAGATAGTGAATGAGGATGTTTTTCTTTTAAATGTTTTAAGTCAAATAAATCCATTAATTTGTCAGTCATGTTTTTAGATATTGAAGAACTGTTTATTTCGTCATAAACCGTTGACATATGCAATTGATAATTAGGATTTTGAAAAACATAGCCTAGTTTTTTAAACCATTTTCTTTTTCCTAATTCCTTCTTTTTTACAATATTTTGCCAATAGCTTCCTTGTGTTTCTTTTAATAGTTGTGATATTATCTTAATTAAAGTTGTTTTTCCAGATCCATTATCTCCTAGAATTAAATACTTATTATTTTTGTATATATCTAAATTAATATCCTTTAAAATTTCAACATTATTTTTTGAATAGGATATATTTTCTAAACTAATTAATTTATCCTCTAATTCCCTTGAATTATTTTCTCCATAAATCCTAGTTTTAATTAAATTTGTATTTTTATCTAAAAAACCTTTAAATAAATCAGCAGAATCAAATTCTCGAATTTTTCCCTTATTAAGCCAAGCAATTCTATTACAATACGGTAGTACTAAATCAAGTCTATGTTCTATAAAAATAACTGCATATCCTTTTTCTTTACAAAGATAATTTAAATTCTCTAATAATTTTATACTTCCTTTAAAATCTAAATTAGCTAATGGTTCATCAAAAATAAGGATTTTTTGTTCCATTACTAAAGTACTTGCAGTAATTAACCTTTGTTTTTGTCCTCCCGATAAAGTACTTGTGTTTTTTTCTAAGGGTATTTCCATAAAATCTGCCTTTTCCCTAATAGTATCCTCTATTTTTTTCTTGCTATAATGAAGATTTTCACAAGGAAAAGCTAATTCTTCTTCAACCTTATCAAATATTATCTGTTCATCTGCATTTTGTAAAACCGTCCCTATATTTTTTGAAATCTCACTTGTTTTATACTTGGATAAATCCTCTGAATAAATATAAATATTTCCCTTTTTTATTCCATTTTCTATATTGGGAATTATTCCATTACAACATTTTAAAAAAGTAGATTTTCCCTCACCGGATGGTCCTGACAAAAGTACAAAATCTCCCTTATTCAACTTGAAATTTATATTTTCAAGTATCCAATTGTTACTATTATTATATTTAAAATATAGGTTTTCTATTTTTAAAATTTCATCTTTCATCTACTACCTCTAATATATAAGTAACTAATAGTCAAAATAATACCAATAAGTATAATAAAATAGGTTAAATCCCTTTTTGTAAATTTAATATCTTTGTAATTTGTAATTTCCTTATCCTCTAAAACAAAGGCCCTTGTTTCTAAAGATATTGACAAAAGATCTGAAATATTCAAAATTCTCATCATTATAGGAATAATAAAAGCTCTATAAATTACTTTAAAATTAAAAATATTTACATTAATTCCCCTTGTTTTCATTGCATTCCAAACTTGTTTAATCTCCTTAATCATAATTGGTATAAACTTAATTGTTATTAATATTCCAAGACTTATTCCCCTTGGAATTTTTAAATTATTGAAGTTTCTTACCAAGTTTATTGGAGGAAGTCCTAAAGAAGGGATTGCCGCCAGTACAAAACATATAAATCTAAAGTAAATTTGAAAGGCATTTTCAAGACCACCTGCAGGAATCGACAATAATGCAGGAATAAAACTCAACGGAATGAATATTAACAATAATTTAAAGGTTGTTTTCCCATAGGAAAAAATACCATATAAAATTATTAAACTTATGCAAAATAGTACAATTAATTTACTTTTAGCTATTACCATCCCAAATACAAAGACCATAATACTGGATAGCAAAGTCAATAATGGATATATTGGATTTTCAGCTCTAATACTTTCCATTTACCTATTGACCTGCAACTTTCCTGCTTTTTGTAATTCCCCTGCTATCTTCATACCTAGTTTTGCCCCTATAATTCCTAGGATTAATGATATAACAGTATAGACTATTGCCGTAGTCGGATTCTTGATTTTTTCTAAAATAGAACTGCCTTCCATTGTAACTGCATATATTAGACTAACTGGAACGGTTATAGGCATATATACTGATGCAGCAAATAATATAGATTTGTTTAAATTATAATTTCTAAATAAAATAACAATTAAAAGTTCCGTTATTATTGCCCCTACTATATTATTAAAAAACATTATAGGTGACATCAATAATAAAAAACTTCCTGTTAAAATTCCTATTATTGTAATACTTCCTATTTTAGGAACTTTTTTTAAGGCAATTACAGTGAAAATCGCAAATATTGGAGAAGCTAACACCTGTCTTAAAGCAAATTTATTGGTAAACATAACTATTGGCATTATAACTCCTGATGCAATTAATAACAGTGTAGATATTATTGCCAGAAAAACTATATCTTTCATTTTAAATCTTTTAAACATAATACCTCCTTCTATGTTCAACTACCGATTTTTTTGATAATAATTATCGACAAAATCATTCTATCATATTTAAATTAATTTATAAGAAAATAAAAAAATAATTATATATATTTAAATATAATCACAATAATATATACCCAATTGAAAGCAAGCCTTTCTTTCCACTTAAAAAGCACTAGCCTTATTTATTGGCCAGCGCTTTATTTATTTCCTCTATTTCGTAATAATATTCTTCTTTTCCATCTTTTTTTAAGAATCTTTCATTTCCTTTTCCTAAAAAAAGTACTATATTATCTTTGTTGGCTATTTTTATTGCTTCTTTAACAGCTTCTCTTCTATCCGGAATATAAATATATTTACCTTGATTTTTATTTATTCCTTTGATTATGGATTTTGAAATATTATCTACATTATCAAAAATCTCATCATCTTTTGTAACTATTGAAATATCTGCATATTTTCCAGCAACTTCTCCAATTTTTTCCCTTGCCTCTATAGTTCTGGCTCCTTGTACTCCAAATAAAACTATTATTTCTTTATTAAAATTGTTTTTAGCAAACTGCAATATTTTTTCAACTGCATCAGGAGTATGTGCAAAATCTATTACTAAATTAAGACCTTTGTTGTTTTTTACAACTTCGTATCTACCTTCCGGTCCTTTAAATTCTTTAATACCCTTTGCAATATCCTCTAAGCCAATTCCCATTTCACAAGCTACAGCCATAGCCGATAAAGCGTTATAGACATTAAATATTGCAGATATAGGCATTACTATATCTATATATCCTTTAGGTGTGGTAAATGTAAATTTAGACTCGCCTACAGACATTTCTATGTTTTCAGCCATATAATCAGCCTTTAAATTAATTCCATATGTTTTTACACTTCTGTTATCGTCCCTTAATTCTTTTGCTAATCTTTTTCCATAACTATCATCGATATTTATAATATTTTCTTTAGAGGTCATATAAAACAGTTTTTTCTTAGCTTTATAATAGTCTTCCATATTATTATGAAGTTCCAAATGCTCTAAAGTTAAATTTGTAAAAATACCA
It encodes:
- a CDS encoding ABC transporter ATP-binding protein; amino-acid sequence: MKDEILKIENLYFKYNNSNNWILENINFKLNKGDFVLLSGPSGEGKSTFLKCCNGIIPNIENGIKKGNIYIYSEDLSKYKTSEISKNIGTVLQNADEQIIFDKVEEELAFPCENLHYSKKKIEDTIREKADFMEIPLEKNTSTLSGGQKQRLITASTLVMEQKILIFDEPLANLDFKGSIKLLENLNYLCKEKGYAVIFIEHRLDLVLPYCNRIAWLNKGKIREFDSADLFKGFLDKNTNLIKTRIYGENNSRELEDKLISLENISYSKNNVEILKDINLDIYKNNKYLILGDNGSGKTTLIKIISQLLKETQGSYWQNIVKKKELGKRKWFKKLGYVFQNPNYQLHMSTVYDEINSSSISKNMTDKLMDLFDLKHLKEKHPHSLSEGQKRKVGIASILAMNPEVLLLDEPTVGQDYKSLNTLINALYELDFQNKTIITITHDSRVAKFFGDRVIWLEAGEIYKIGNKELIDEYSKN
- a CDS encoding energy-coupling factor transporter transmembrane component T, whose translation is MESIRAENPIYPLLTLLSSIMVFVFGMVIAKSKLIVLFCISLIILYGIFSYGKTTFKLLLIFIPLSFIPALLSIPAGGLENAFQIYFRFICFVLAAIPSLGLPPINLVRNFNNLKIPRGISLGILITIKFIPIMIKEIKQVWNAMKTRGINVNIFNFKVIYRAFIIPIMMRILNISDLLSISLETRAFVLEDKEITNYKDIKFTKRDLTYFIILIGIILTISYLYIRGSR
- a CDS encoding UDP-N-acetylmuramoyl-L-alanyl-D-glutamate--2,6-diaminopimelate ligase, coding for MLVGELISHIKTEKIKGDITTNIEYISLNSKEVDENTAFIAIKGFVTDGHKFIEDAIKNGSKVIFHQSELKDYIQNITYIKTNNTRAALSELSSVLFGEPSKKLNMVGITGTNGKTTATYMLEEILNYNNRKTASIGSIGLKTSEGNKSLGKTTPESNLLQKIFKDLVDNGVENCVMEVSSHSLELDRVKCTDFDYGIFTNLTLEHLELHNNMEDYYKAKKKLFYMTSKENIINIDDSYGKRLAKELRDDNRSVKTYGINLKADYMAENIEMSVGESKFTFTTPKGYIDIVMPISAIFNVYNALSAMAVACEMGIGLEDIAKGIKEFKGPEGRYEVVKNNKGLNLVIDFAHTPDAVEKILQFAKNNFNKEIIVLFGVQGARTIEAREKIGEVAGKYADISIVTKDDEIFDNVDNISKSIIKGINKNQGKYIYIPDRREAVKEAIKIANKDNIVLFLGKGNERFLKKDGKEEYYYEIEEINKALANK